A genome region from Candidatus Eremiobacteraceae bacterium includes the following:
- a CDS encoding class II fumarate hydratase — protein sequence MKTNNETSETRVEKDSMGEMHVPASALYGASTQRAALNFPISSLRYPRRFIKALGQVKLAAAQTNAELGLIDKDVAAAIVKAAQEVIDGKHDAHFVVDTFQTGSGTSTNMNANEVIAYRARQLVGKDEAKKIHPNDHVNFGQSSNDVIPTATYIAAASAIKEDLVPALHILQTSLEKKSKEFWGIIKTGRTHLQDATPIRLGQEFIGYAGQIERGIKRAQAAQEELSEVALGGTAVGTGINTHPEFAKLATAKLSKMTGLTIKETSNHFQAQASLDNAVAASGAMKTIAVSLTKIANDVRWLSSGPRAGIGELELPAVQPGSSIMPGKVNPVIAESVLMVCVQVIGNDAAITVGGQSGNFEINLTMPIVAYDLLQSIELLANASANFARQAVDGLKATNRGPEMVERGLAIGTSLAPIIGYDAATAIVKEAAASGKTIREVAREKTKLSEKELATILDPALMVEPSADRVGAGGG from the coding sequence ATGAAGACGAACAACGAGACATCAGAGACACGCGTCGAAAAAGACTCGATGGGCGAGATGCACGTGCCCGCGTCCGCGCTCTATGGCGCGAGCACCCAGCGCGCCGCGCTCAATTTCCCGATCAGCTCGCTGCGCTACCCGCGCCGCTTCATCAAGGCGCTGGGTCAGGTCAAGCTCGCCGCGGCGCAGACTAACGCTGAGCTCGGCCTCATCGACAAAGACGTCGCCGCGGCGATCGTCAAAGCCGCGCAAGAAGTCATCGATGGCAAGCACGACGCGCACTTCGTGGTCGACACGTTCCAGACAGGATCGGGCACCTCGACCAACATGAACGCGAACGAGGTTATCGCCTACCGCGCGCGCCAGCTCGTCGGCAAGGATGAGGCGAAGAAGATCCACCCCAACGATCACGTCAACTTCGGCCAGTCCAGCAACGACGTCATCCCCACCGCCACCTATATCGCCGCCGCCAGCGCCATCAAAGAAGATCTCGTGCCGGCCCTCCACATCCTCCAGACATCATTGGAGAAGAAGTCCAAAGAGTTCTGGGGCATCATCAAGACCGGCCGCACGCATCTGCAAGACGCCACCCCGATCCGGCTCGGCCAAGAGTTCATCGGTTACGCCGGCCAGATCGAGCGCGGCATAAAGCGCGCGCAAGCGGCGCAGGAGGAGCTGAGTGAAGTCGCCCTCGGCGGCACTGCCGTCGGCACCGGCATCAACACGCACCCTGAGTTCGCCAAACTCGCGACTGCCAAGCTCTCCAAGATGACCGGCCTGACCATCAAAGAGACCAGCAACCACTTCCAGGCCCAAGCCTCGCTCGACAACGCGGTTGCGGCCAGCGGCGCGATGAAGACCATCGCCGTCTCGCTGACCAAGATCGCCAACGACGTTCGCTGGCTCAGCTCCGGCCCGCGCGCGGGCATCGGCGAGCTCGAACTGCCGGCTGTCCAACCCGGCTCGTCCATCATGCCCGGCAAGGTCAACCCGGTCATCGCCGAGTCGGTACTCATGGTGTGCGTCCAGGTCATCGGCAACGACGCGGCCATCACCGTCGGCGGCCAATCCGGCAATTTCGAGATCAACCTCACCATGCCGATCGTCGCCTACGACTTGCTCCAATCCATCGAGCTGCTGGCCAACGCGTCGGCCAACTTCGCGCGCCAAGCCGTCGACGGCCTCAAAGCCACCAACCGGGGACCCGAGATGGTCGAGCGCGGCTTGGCCATCGGCACCAGTCTGGCGCCGATCATCGGCTACGACGCCGCCACCGCAATCGTCAAGGAAGCGGCAGCGTCGGGCAAGACGATTCGGGAGGTCGCTCGGGAGAAGACCAAGCTCTCCGAAAAGGAGCTGGCGACGATCCTCGATCCGGCGCTGATGGTCGAGCCGAGCGCGGACCGCGTGGGCGCCGGCGGCGG